A single genomic interval of Puntigrus tetrazona isolate hp1 chromosome 1, ASM1883169v1, whole genome shotgun sequence harbors:
- the ltv1 gene encoding protein LTV1 homolog → MPHRKKKAFINKKNAVSFHLVHRSQKDPLAADETAPQHVLLPAAKVEVEKRREEQRKFGVFFDDDYNYLQHLREASRPAELVSAPRHRRGAQPNPAQDEEDEEEEDADVPMASIKLPSSVFASEFEEEVGLLNKAAPVSGPRLDMDPDIVAALDEDFDFDDPENLLEDDFIIKANDVTDAGMGDDDDDDEWEDTSDEDEEQDYDSEGGLSEDEEGGRREFMFADCETKSRFTEYSLTSSVMRRNEQLTLLDDRFEKFYEQFDDDEIGALDNAELEGYIEPDSNRLEEVIKDYFIQKEKECQKPDQLGLAELPSVKEEDEEEDEEEVEMERMVIEPPTESWDCETIISTYSNLYNRPKLIQDPPKPKQIRVSSKTGIPLDVLPRRGLTNKQVERMERINDSDLPRASTQPRSRDESGEERRARKQAIKTERKERRSEKKANKVAFKQEKQMQEKQMVSLRANVQGLKLS, encoded by the exons ATG CCTCACAGGAAGAAGAAAGCCTTCATCAATAAGAAGAACGCCGTGTCTTTTCACCTGGTGCACAGGAGTCAGAAAGATCCTCTCGCTGCAGATGAGACGGCACCTCAGCATGTCCTCCTGCCCGCTGCCAag GTGGAGgtggagaagaggagggaggAACAGCGCAAGTTCGGAGTGTTCTTCGACGACGACTACAATTACCTGCAGCACCTGAGAGAGGCGTCCCGGCCCGCCGAGCTGGTCTCTGCTCCTCGCCACCGCAGAGGCGCGCAACCAAATCCTGCACAAGATGAAGAGGACGAGGAGGAAGAGGACGCCGACGTCCCT ATGGCCTCCATCAAACTGCCCTCGTCTGTCTTCGCGTCCGAGTTTGAGGAGGAAGTGGGTTTATTAAACAAAGCAGCTCCTGTTTCAG GGCCGCGGCTGGATATGGATCCTGACATCGTCGCTGCTCTTGATGAGGACTTTGATTTTGACGACCCGGAGAACTTGCTGGAAGATGACTTCATCATCAAAGCCAATGACGTCACGGACGCCGGCATGGG ggatgatgatgatgatgacgagtGGGAGGACACGAGCGATGAAGACGAGGAGCAAGACTATGATTCAGAAGGTGGTCTGTCAGAGGATGAGGAAGGCGGCCGGAGAGAGTTCATGTTTGCAGACTGCGAGACCAAGAGTCGTTTCACAGAGTATTCCCTCACGTCCTCCGTCATGAGGAGGAACGAGCAGCTCACGCTCCTAGACGACCGCTTCGAGAAG TTTTACGAGCAGTTTGACGATGACGAGATCGGTGCGCTGGACAACGCAGAACTGGAGGGGTACATCGAACCGGACAGCAATCGACTGGAGGAGGTCATCAAAGACTACTTCATACAGAAGGAgaaaga atgTCAGAAACCAGACCAGCTGGGTCTTGCAGAGCTGCCTTCTGTGaaagaggaagatgaggaagaggatgaggaagaggtGGAGATGGAGAGGATGGTGATCGAGCCGCCCACAGAGAGCTGGGACTGTGAGACCATCATCA GTACATACTCCAACCTCTACAACCGGCCCAAGCTGATCCAGGACCCCCCAAAG CCCAAGCAGATCCGAGTGTCCAGCAAGACGGGGATCCCTCTGGACGTCCTGCCCAGACGAGGCCTGACCAACAAACAGGTGGAGAGGATGGAGAGGATCAACGACTCGGACCTGCCCCGAGCCTCCACACAGCCCCGCTCGCGAGACGAGAgcggagaggagaggagagccAGGAAACAGGCCATAAAGACCGAGAGGAAG GAGAGGAGGTCGGAgaagaaagcaaacaaagtGGCGTTCAAGCAGGAGAAGCAGATGCAGGAGAAGCAGATGGTTAGTCTGAGAGCAAACGTTCAGGGCCTGAAGCTCTCGTAG
- the capn9 gene encoding calpain-9 isoform X1: MPYSVTMPSGSGQATLVESTQADGKTYEQLRRECLQKGKLFEDPDFQARDDSLFFSQRVPVNFEWKRPGEICKDPKFITGGATRTDICQGQLGDCWLLAAIASLTLHDETLKRVVPHDQDFDRGYAGIFHFQFWQHNKWMDVVVDDRLPCVRNKLVFLHSADNNEFWSALLEKAYAKLNGSYESLKGGSTMEAMEDFTGGVGEMYETKSAPASLFLILKKAVERGSMLGCSIDITSSAESEAQTTTGLVKGHAYSITGVDEVNYRGAKVQLIRVRNPWGQVEWNGPWSDNAREWNAVDSSEKKRLLHNSLDDGEFWMEFGDFKANYDKIEICNLTADSLSDDVSKKWEVNQFEGNWIRGSTAGGCRNYIDTFWTNPQFKLRLEHPDDGDKLCSVIVALMQKNRRRLRKEGLDMETIGFAIYEAPDEQDHQGKDFFRYNGSKARSRTYINMREVSERFRLPPGNYLLVPTTFQPHHEADFLIRIFSENRAGAIEMGNTIKADLPDPPKPNPPEEETDEEKGLRRLFEQIAGSDKAISARELQHVLNNVLSRRKEVKFDGLTLNTCHSIINLMDVDNTGMLEFEEFKVFWDKLKKWIMLFLSYDSDRSGRMSSYEMRSALNAAGMSLNNKLLQLVGLRFADENFEIDFDDYLTCIVRLENMFRVFQALDQQKKGVISLNMVQFLMLSMNI; this comes from the exons ATGCCCTACAGCGTGACCATGCCGAGCGGCTCCGGCCAGGCGACCCTAGTGGAGAGCACCCAGGCGGACGGGAAGACGTACGAGCAGCTCCGCCGGGAGTGTTTGCAAAAGGGGAAGCTGTTCGAGGATCCTGACTTCCAAGCCAGGGACGACTCGCTCTTCTTCAGCCAGAGGGTCCCGGTTAACTTTGAATGGAAGAGGCCGGGG GAAATCTGCAAAGACCCCAAGTTCATCACAGGAGGAGCCACCAGGACTGACATCTGTCAGGGGCAGCTGG GAGACTGCTGGTTGTTGGCAGCGATCGCCTCCCTGACCCTCCACGACGAAACACTAAAGAGGGTCGTACCACACGACCAAGACTTTGATCGCGGCTATGCCGGAATCTTTCATTTCCAG TTCTGGCAGCATAATAAATGGATGGACGTGGTGGTGGACGACCGGCTCCCGTGCGTGAGGAACAAGCTGGTGTTTCTGCACTCCGCCGACAACAACGAGTTCTGGAGCGCGCTTCTGGAGAAGGCCTATGCCAA GCTGAACGGCAGCTATGAGTCCCTGAAAGGAGGAAGCACCATGGAGGCGATGGAGGACTTCACGGGCGGCGTGGGCGAGATGTACGAGACGAAGAGCGCCCCCGCGAgcctcttcctcatcctcaaGAAAGCCGTGGAGAGAGGATCCATGCTTGGGTGCTCCATCGAC ATCACAAGTTCGGCCGAGTCCGAAGCGCAAACCACTACCGGTCTGGTTAAAGGCCACGCTTACTCCATCACCGGAGTGGACGAG GTCAACTACAGAGGAGCGAAGGTCCAGCTGATTCGCGTTCGTAACCCCTGGGGTCAGGTGGAGTGGAACGGACCCTGGAGCGACAA CGCCAGGGAATGGAACGCCGTTGACTCTTCGGAGAAGAAGCGACTGCTGCACAACTCGCTGGATGACGGAGAGTTCTG GATGGAGTTCGGGGATTTCAAAGCCAACTACGATAAAATCGAGATCTGTAACCTGACGGCCGATTCTCTGTCGGACGACGTCAGCAAGAAGTGGGAGGTGAATCAGTTTGAGGGCAACTGGATCAGGGGCTCCACCGCTGGCGGCTGCAGGAACTACATCG ACACATTCTGGACCAACCCGCAGTTTAAGCTTCGCCTGGAGCATCCGGACGACGGCGACAAGCTGTGCAGCGTCATCGTGGCCCTGATGCAGAAGAACCGCCGCCGGCTCAGGAAAGAGGGGCTCGACATGGAGACCATCGGCTTCGCCATTTACGAG GCTCCCGACGAGCAAGACCACCAGGGGAAGGACTTCTTCCGCTACAACGGCTCTAAAGCGCGGAGTCGTACGTACATCAATATGAGGGAGGTGTCCGAGCGCTTCAGACTGCCGCCGGGAAACTACCTGCTGGTGCCCACCACCTTCCAGCCGCACCACGAGGCCGATTTCCTCATCCGGATCTTCTCGGAGAACAGAGCCGGAGCCAT TGAGATGGGAAACACCATTAAAGCGGATCTGCCAGAT CCGCCGAAGCCGAACCCTCCCGAGGAGGAGACGGACGAGGAGAAGGGCCTGAGGAGGCTGTTTGAACAGATCGCCGGATCG GATAAAGCCATCAGCGCCAGGGAGCTGCAGCACGTGCTGAACAATGTCCTGAGCAGAA GGAAAGAGGTGAAGTTCGACGGATTGACCCTCAACACCTGCCACAGCATCATAAACCTGATGGAT GTGGATAACACCGGGATGCTGGAGTTCGAGGAGTTCAAAGTCTTCTGGGATAAGCTGAAGAAGTGGATC ATGCTGTTCCTGTCCTACGACTCGGACCGCTCCGGACGCATGTCCTCCTACGAGATGCGCAGCGCTCTGAACGCTGCAG GCATGTCTCTGAACAACAAGCTGCTGCAGCTGGTGGGGCTGAGGTTCGCGGATGAAAACTTCGAGATCGACTTCGACGACTACCTGACGTGCATCGTGCGCCTGGAGAACATGTTCA GAGTTTTCCAGGCCTTAGATCAGCAGAAGAAAGGAGTGATCAGTCTGAACATGGTGCAG TTCCTGATGTTGTCTATGAACATATGA
- the capn9 gene encoding calpain-9 isoform X2 translates to MAQEICKDPKFITGGATRTDICQGQLGDCWLLAAIASLTLHDETLKRVVPHDQDFDRGYAGIFHFQFWQHNKWMDVVVDDRLPCVRNKLVFLHSADNNEFWSALLEKAYAKLNGSYESLKGGSTMEAMEDFTGGVGEMYETKSAPASLFLILKKAVERGSMLGCSIDITSSAESEAQTTTGLVKGHAYSITGVDEVNYRGAKVQLIRVRNPWGQVEWNGPWSDNAREWNAVDSSEKKRLLHNSLDDGEFWMEFGDFKANYDKIEICNLTADSLSDDVSKKWEVNQFEGNWIRGSTAGGCRNYIDTFWTNPQFKLRLEHPDDGDKLCSVIVALMQKNRRRLRKEGLDMETIGFAIYEAPDEQDHQGKDFFRYNGSKARSRTYINMREVSERFRLPPGNYLLVPTTFQPHHEADFLIRIFSENRAGAIEMGNTIKADLPDPPKPNPPEEETDEEKGLRRLFEQIAGSDKAISARELQHVLNNVLSRRKEVKFDGLTLNTCHSIINLMDVDNTGMLEFEEFKVFWDKLKKWIMLFLSYDSDRSGRMSSYEMRSALNAAGMSLNNKLLQLVGLRFADENFEIDFDDYLTCIVRLENMFRVFQALDQQKKGVISLNMVQFLMLSMNI, encoded by the exons ATGGCACAG GAAATCTGCAAAGACCCCAAGTTCATCACAGGAGGAGCCACCAGGACTGACATCTGTCAGGGGCAGCTGG GAGACTGCTGGTTGTTGGCAGCGATCGCCTCCCTGACCCTCCACGACGAAACACTAAAGAGGGTCGTACCACACGACCAAGACTTTGATCGCGGCTATGCCGGAATCTTTCATTTCCAG TTCTGGCAGCATAATAAATGGATGGACGTGGTGGTGGACGACCGGCTCCCGTGCGTGAGGAACAAGCTGGTGTTTCTGCACTCCGCCGACAACAACGAGTTCTGGAGCGCGCTTCTGGAGAAGGCCTATGCCAA GCTGAACGGCAGCTATGAGTCCCTGAAAGGAGGAAGCACCATGGAGGCGATGGAGGACTTCACGGGCGGCGTGGGCGAGATGTACGAGACGAAGAGCGCCCCCGCGAgcctcttcctcatcctcaaGAAAGCCGTGGAGAGAGGATCCATGCTTGGGTGCTCCATCGAC ATCACAAGTTCGGCCGAGTCCGAAGCGCAAACCACTACCGGTCTGGTTAAAGGCCACGCTTACTCCATCACCGGAGTGGACGAG GTCAACTACAGAGGAGCGAAGGTCCAGCTGATTCGCGTTCGTAACCCCTGGGGTCAGGTGGAGTGGAACGGACCCTGGAGCGACAA CGCCAGGGAATGGAACGCCGTTGACTCTTCGGAGAAGAAGCGACTGCTGCACAACTCGCTGGATGACGGAGAGTTCTG GATGGAGTTCGGGGATTTCAAAGCCAACTACGATAAAATCGAGATCTGTAACCTGACGGCCGATTCTCTGTCGGACGACGTCAGCAAGAAGTGGGAGGTGAATCAGTTTGAGGGCAACTGGATCAGGGGCTCCACCGCTGGCGGCTGCAGGAACTACATCG ACACATTCTGGACCAACCCGCAGTTTAAGCTTCGCCTGGAGCATCCGGACGACGGCGACAAGCTGTGCAGCGTCATCGTGGCCCTGATGCAGAAGAACCGCCGCCGGCTCAGGAAAGAGGGGCTCGACATGGAGACCATCGGCTTCGCCATTTACGAG GCTCCCGACGAGCAAGACCACCAGGGGAAGGACTTCTTCCGCTACAACGGCTCTAAAGCGCGGAGTCGTACGTACATCAATATGAGGGAGGTGTCCGAGCGCTTCAGACTGCCGCCGGGAAACTACCTGCTGGTGCCCACCACCTTCCAGCCGCACCACGAGGCCGATTTCCTCATCCGGATCTTCTCGGAGAACAGAGCCGGAGCCAT TGAGATGGGAAACACCATTAAAGCGGATCTGCCAGAT CCGCCGAAGCCGAACCCTCCCGAGGAGGAGACGGACGAGGAGAAGGGCCTGAGGAGGCTGTTTGAACAGATCGCCGGATCG GATAAAGCCATCAGCGCCAGGGAGCTGCAGCACGTGCTGAACAATGTCCTGAGCAGAA GGAAAGAGGTGAAGTTCGACGGATTGACCCTCAACACCTGCCACAGCATCATAAACCTGATGGAT GTGGATAACACCGGGATGCTGGAGTTCGAGGAGTTCAAAGTCTTCTGGGATAAGCTGAAGAAGTGGATC ATGCTGTTCCTGTCCTACGACTCGGACCGCTCCGGACGCATGTCCTCCTACGAGATGCGCAGCGCTCTGAACGCTGCAG GCATGTCTCTGAACAACAAGCTGCTGCAGCTGGTGGGGCTGAGGTTCGCGGATGAAAACTTCGAGATCGACTTCGACGACTACCTGACGTGCATCGTGCGCCTGGAGAACATGTTCA GAGTTTTCCAGGCCTTAGATCAGCAGAAGAAAGGAGTGATCAGTCTGAACATGGTGCAG TTCCTGATGTTGTCTATGAACATATGA
- the taf5l gene encoding TAF5-like RNA polymerase II p300/CBP-associated factor-associated factor 65 kDa subunit 5L produces MKRVRTEQIQYAVTQYLKRRQYIDTDASLKGVKLSQSAEEMAASLTVQTESSCANVVSSAPCQSDPQQYETQFSRLRSFLQDAEAPVVKEVSGVLFPLFLYLHLDMARCGLKGALDSFYSRFHSSFQQDPEQKAIVDLLRGAVTPQDVTSNPKLCSLLDHKYVVHLTDQAYSYLLRYLQSDDNSAVCWALSTHVQVEVTAARRTDYQLYGAGTGAGNASSASSSSAEGAERAEVTAGLPQNEAALEALQDCIKRVREGAPSLTTVCFYAFQHTDQLLNTAEVSPDSRLLAAGFDNSAVKLWSLRARKLKAGPHRTDVSKIRLACDVLEEEADDEDASGSEIKTLRAHSGPVYRTAFLTDGSGLLSCSEDSTVRLWDLSSFTNTVLYRGHAYPVWDVDVSPCGLYFCTASHDRTARLWSFARTYPLRLYAGHLSDVDCVAFHPNSNYVATGSTDKTVRLWSTQQGASVRLFTGHRGPVLSLAFSPNGKYLASAGEDQRLKLWDLASGSLFKDLRGHSDSITSLSFSQDSSLVASASMDNSVRVWDIRSAHGGAPSDGSSSELIGQYTGSTNNVLNVQFMACNLLLVTGTALEKQEQ; encoded by the exons ATGAAGCGCGTGCGGACGGAGCAGATCCAGTATGCGGTGACCCAGTACCTGAAGAGGAGACAGTACATAGACACAGATGCGTCTCTGAAGGGGGTCAAACTCTCCCAGTCTGCCGAGGAGATGGCGGCCAGTCTGACAG TTCAGACAGAGTCCAGCTGTGCGAATGTGGTGTCTTCGGCCCCGTGTCAGTCCGACCCGCAGCAGTACGAGACCCAGTTCTCCAGACTGCGCTCCTTCCTGCAGG aCGCAGAAGCGCCGGTGGTGAAGGAGGTGAGCGGCGTCTTGTTCCCGCTCTTCCTCTACCTGCACCTGGACATGGCTCGCTGCGGCCTGAAGGGAGCGCTAGACTCGTTCTACAGCCGCTTCCACTCCTCCTTCCAGCAGGACCCCGAGCAGAAAGCCATCGTAGACCTGCTGCGGGGAGCTGTCACGCCTCAG GATGTGACCTCAAACCCTAAACTCTGCTCGCTCCTGGATCACAAGTACGTGGTGCACCTGACGGATCAAGCATACAGCTACCTGCTGCGTTACCTGCAGAGTGACGACAACAGCGCCGTCTGCTGGGCGCTCAGCACACACGTGCAG GTGGAGGTGACGGCGGCACGCAGGACTGACTACCAGCTGTACGGCGCGGGGACCGGAGCGGGGAACGCGAGCtccgcttcctcttcctccgCGGAGGGGGCGGAGCGCGCGGAGGTCACGGCCGGGTTACCTCAGAACGAGGCGGCGCTGGAGGCGCTGCAGGACTGCATCAAGCGCGTGAGGGAAGGAGCGCCTTCGCTCACCACCGTCTGCTTCTACGCCTTCCAGCACACGGATCAGCTGCTGAACACGGCCGAGGTGTCGCCGGACAGCCGTCTGCTGGCGGCCGGCTTCGACAACTCCGCTGTCAAGCTGTGGAGTCTGCGGGCCAGGAAGCTGAAGGCGGGACCTCACAGGACCGACGTGTCCAAAATAAGACTGGCCTGTGAcgtgctggaggaggag GCGGACGACGAAGACGCCTCGGGCAGCGAGATAAAGACCCTGCGGGCTCACAGCGGCCCCGTGTACCGCACGGCGTTCCTGACGGACGGCTCGGGCCTGCTGTCCTGTTCGGAGGACTCCACGGTGCGCCTTTGGGACCTGAGCAGCTTCACCAACACCGTGCTGTACCGCGGCCACGCCTACCCCGTCTGGGACGTGGACGTCAGTCCCTGCGGCCTCTACTTCTGCACGGCGTCCCACGACCGCACCGCGCGCCTCTGGAGCTTCGCCCGCACCTACCCGCTGCGCCTGTACGCCGGGCACCTCTCCGACGTCGACTGCGTCGCGTTCCACCCCAACTCCAACTACGTGGCCACCGGCTCCACCGATAAAACGGTGCGGCTGTGGAGCACGCAGCAGGGGGCGTCCGTGAGGCTGTTCACGGGCCACCGCGGGCCGGTGCTGTCGCTCGCCTTCTCGCCCAACGGCAAGTACCTGGCCTCGGCCGGAGAGGACCAGAGGCTGAAGCTGTGGGACCTGGCGTCCGGGAGCCTGTTCAAGGACCTGCGGGGGCACAGCGACAGCATCACCAGCCTCTCCTTCAGTCAGGACAGCAGTCTGGTGGCGTCCGCCTCCATGGACAACTCGGTGCGGGTGTGGGACATCCGCAGCGCCCACGGCGGCGCCCCCAGCGACGGCTCCAGCAGCGAGCTGATCGGACAGTACACGGGCAGCACCAACAACGTCCTCAACGTGCAGTTCATGGCCTGCAACCTGCTGCTGGTGACGGGCACGGCGCTGGAGAAACAGGAGCAGTGA